A portion of the Hoplias malabaricus isolate fHopMal1 chromosome 1, fHopMal1.hap1, whole genome shotgun sequence genome contains these proteins:
- the LOC136675209 gene encoding uncharacterized protein yields the protein MHATVAQHLQEEATYGQSDCSSVRRRSRRKKRPGVSPSLKDYPLISGEIFDGGGLRVEADSLQPQDKGAPTQAPASVDVVAGPPVSVDVMLMMKAEPTAPIPVKAANLAVPVLEMAATSATSVPVMAANPVTPIPVKAASSAAPVPEMAASSAAPVPEMAATSAAPVKAVSYAAPVPVKTAPAAPVPEKAASSAASVPKKAASSAASVPKKAASTAAPVPVLAATAVPVPAKAASPAASAPVTVAPAASVRVHRRPKDFRADP from the exons ATGCACGCCACAGTAGCTCAGCACCTACAGGAGGAGGCCACCTATGGACAGAGTGACTGCTCCAGCGTGAGACGAAGGAGCCGGCGCAAGAAGCGtcctggagtctccccctcgctgaaggattaccccctcatatccggggaaatttttgatggcggggggttaagggtagagGCTGatagcctccaacctcaggacaagggag ctccaacacaagcccctgcctctgtggatgtcgtcgcagggccccctgtctccgtggacgtgaTGCTGATGATGAAGGCGGAACCCACCGCTCCTATTCCTGTGAAGGCGGCCAACCTGGCCGTTCCTGTTCTTGAGATGGCGGCGACCTCCgccacttctgttcctgtgatggcggcCAACCCGGTCACTCCTATCCCTGtaaaggcggcttcctcagccgctcctgttcctgagatggcggcttcctcagccgctcctgttcctgagaTGGCAGCGACCTCCGCCGCTCCTGTGAAGGCGGTGAGCtacgccgctcctgtccctgtgaagacagcacccgccgctcctgtccccgagaaggcggcttcctcggcCGCTTCTGTCCCCAAGAAGGCAGCTTCCtcggccgcttctgttcccaAGAAGGCAGCTTCTAcggctgctcctgtccctgtgttgGCGGCAACCGCCGTtcctgtccctgcgaaggcggcttccccagccgcttctgcacctgtgactgtggccccggctgCTTCAGTTCGTGTCCATAGGAGACctaaggacttcagggccgatccctaa